In Polaromonas sp. JS666, one genomic interval encodes:
- a CDS encoding AAA family ATPase, which translates to MTPFPSIDALMQALQGAGYFADRRLATAVFLALRLQRPLLLEGEPGVGKTELAKALAVALQRQLIRLQCYDGLEQREALYEWNYAAQLLHMRAVELRAPTLGTGVSSLPPEGASAALGRPGGGGHDNAADVEREVYQDRYLIRRPLLQALQTPPPGAVLLIDEVDRADEPFEAFLLEYLGEYQVSIPEIGTVRAEVTPVTILTSNRTRELNDAVKRRCLYHWLDYPDRERELAIVRAQVPEAGEQLSAQVAGFVDRLRRSPFGNAFQRAPGIAESVEWARALVALDTLVVDPEVVADTAGILFKQREDVAALTHGMAVELLKPEEVAG; encoded by the coding sequence ATGACACCTTTCCCAAGCATTGATGCGCTGATGCAGGCGCTGCAGGGCGCCGGCTACTTTGCCGACCGCCGGCTGGCGACGGCGGTCTTTCTGGCCCTCAGGCTGCAGCGTCCGCTGCTGCTGGAAGGCGAGCCCGGCGTGGGCAAGACCGAGCTGGCCAAGGCGCTGGCCGTGGCGCTGCAGCGGCAACTGATACGCCTGCAGTGCTACGACGGGCTGGAGCAGCGCGAAGCCCTGTACGAATGGAACTATGCGGCCCAGTTGCTGCACATGCGGGCCGTGGAATTGAGAGCCCCCACGCTCGGCACTGGCGTGTCCTCGCTGCCCCCCGAGGGGGCGTCCGCCGCCTTGGGGCGGCCCGGCGGCGGCGGGCACGACAACGCCGCCGACGTGGAACGCGAGGTCTACCAGGACCGCTACCTGATCCGGCGCCCGCTGCTGCAGGCGCTGCAAACGCCCCCGCCGGGCGCGGTGCTGCTGATCGACGAAGTGGACCGGGCCGATGAACCCTTCGAAGCCTTTTTGCTGGAATACCTGGGCGAGTACCAGGTCAGCATTCCGGAGATCGGCACGGTGCGCGCCGAGGTGACGCCCGTCACCATCCTCACCAGCAACCGCACGCGCGAACTCAACGACGCCGTCAAGCGGCGCTGCCTGTACCACTGGCTCGACTACCCGGACCGCGAACGCGAACTCGCGATTGTGCGGGCCCAGGTTCCCGAGGCCGGTGAGCAGCTGTCTGCGCAGGTGGCCGGCTTTGTCGACCGGCTGCGCCGCTCGCCGTTCGGCAATGCCTTCCAGCGGGCGCCGGGCATTGCCGAGAGCGTCGAATGGGCCAGGGCGCTGGTCGCGCTCGACACACTGGTGGTTGACCCCGAAGTGGTGGCCGATACGGCAGGCATTCTGTTCAAGCAGCGTGAAGATGTAGCGGCGCTGACGCATGGGATGGCGGTTGAGTTGCTGAAGCCCGAGGAGGTGGCGGGATGA
- a CDS encoding xanthine dehydrogenase family protein molybdopterin-binding subunit: MGASDFINLPTIGTSVRRKEDYRFLTGGGQYTDDITLANQSYAVFVRSPHAHARINSISTAQAKAAPGVLGVFVGEDVAADKINGLPCGWLITSTSGTPMKEPPHPILAQGKVRYVGDHVAMVVAETLEQAKNAAELVEVDYDVLSAVVKVTDAAKATALHDAAPDNHCYKWAIGDKAQVDAAFAGAAHVTKLDLTNNRLVPNAMEPRAVIGSYSRATDEYTLYVANQNPHVERLLLTAFVMGLPEHKVRVIAPDVGGGFGSKIYLYAEDVCLTWASKKLNRNIKWTADRSEAFVSDAHGRDHSSHAEMALDKDGKFLALRVHTDANMGAYLSTFAPAIPTILYATLLAGQYTTPQIYVEVDAWFTNTAPVDAYRGAGRPEATYLLERLVTRAGWELGLAQDEIRRRNMVTQFPYQTPVALQYDVGDFRALLERANELADVAGFARRKTATEAKGKLRGMGYSSYIEACGLAPSNIAGALGARAGLFECGEVRVHPTGSVTVFTGSHSHGQGHETTFSQVVAARLGISVEQVDVVHGDTGRVPFGMGTYGSRSLAVGGTAIMKALDKIEAKAKKIAAHLMEASDADVEFANGEFTIKGTDKKVTFGQVALTAYVPHNYPLDKLEPGLNETAFYDPTNFTFPAGTYICEVEVDPATGEVRVDRFTAVDDFGNIINPMIVEGQVHGGLVQGIGQALMENCVYDEESGQLLTGSLMDYAMPRADDMPNFTLATLCTPCSHNPLGAKGCGEAGAIGSPPAVINAVLDALKPLGVTDFDMPASPGRVWEAIQAAKH; encoded by the coding sequence ATGGGTGCATCCGACTTCATCAACCTGCCGACGATCGGCACGTCCGTTCGCCGCAAGGAAGACTACCGCTTTCTCACCGGTGGCGGCCAATACACCGATGACATCACGCTGGCCAACCAGAGTTACGCGGTGTTTGTGCGCTCGCCGCATGCGCATGCCCGGATCAACAGCATCAGCACCGCGCAGGCCAAGGCCGCGCCGGGCGTTCTGGGCGTGTTTGTCGGCGAGGACGTCGCGGCCGACAAGATCAACGGCCTGCCCTGCGGCTGGCTGATCACCTCCACCTCCGGCACCCCGATGAAGGAGCCGCCGCACCCCATCCTGGCGCAGGGCAAGGTGCGTTATGTCGGCGACCATGTCGCCATGGTGGTGGCCGAAACGCTGGAGCAGGCCAAAAATGCCGCCGAGCTGGTCGAGGTGGACTACGACGTGCTGAGCGCCGTGGTCAAGGTCACGGATGCCGCGAAAGCCACGGCCCTGCATGACGCCGCACCCGACAACCACTGCTACAAATGGGCGATAGGCGACAAGGCGCAGGTCGATGCGGCTTTTGCCGGGGCGGCGCATGTGACCAAACTTGACCTGACCAACAACCGGCTGGTGCCCAACGCGATGGAGCCGCGCGCCGTGATCGGATCCTACAGCCGGGCGACGGATGAATACACGCTGTACGTGGCCAACCAGAACCCGCACGTCGAGCGCCTGCTGCTCACCGCGTTTGTGATGGGCCTGCCGGAGCACAAGGTGCGCGTGATTGCGCCCGATGTGGGGGGCGGCTTCGGCTCCAAGATCTACCTGTATGCCGAAGATGTCTGCCTGACCTGGGCCTCGAAAAAACTCAACCGCAACATCAAGTGGACGGCCGACCGCAGCGAAGCCTTTGTCAGCGACGCCCACGGCCGGGACCATTCCAGCCATGCCGAAATGGCGCTCGACAAGGACGGCAAGTTCCTCGCGCTGCGCGTGCACACCGACGCCAACATGGGCGCCTACCTGTCAACCTTTGCGCCGGCCATCCCGACCATTCTGTATGCCACGCTGCTGGCCGGCCAGTACACCACGCCGCAGATTTATGTCGAGGTCGATGCCTGGTTCACCAACACCGCGCCGGTGGACGCCTACCGCGGCGCCGGCCGTCCCGAAGCGACCTACCTGCTGGAACGGCTGGTCACGCGCGCCGGCTGGGAGCTGGGCCTGGCGCAGGATGAAATCCGCCGGCGCAACATGGTCACCCAGTTCCCGTACCAGACGCCGGTGGCGCTGCAGTACGACGTGGGCGACTTCCGCGCCTTGCTGGAGCGCGCCAACGAACTGGCCGACGTGGCCGGTTTTGCCCGGCGCAAAACGGCCACCGAGGCGAAGGGCAAGCTGCGCGGCATGGGCTACTCGAGCTACATCGAAGCCTGCGGCCTGGCGCCCAGCAACATCGCCGGCGCGCTGGGTGCCCGGGCCGGCCTGTTCGAGTGCGGCGAGGTGCGGGTTCACCCCACCGGCAGCGTCACCGTGTTCACCGGCTCGCACAGCCACGGGCAGGGCCATGAGACCACGTTCTCCCAGGTCGTGGCCGCCCGCCTGGGCATTTCGGTCGAGCAGGTGGACGTGGTGCATGGCGACACCGGGCGAGTGCCTTTCGGCATGGGCACCTATGGGTCCCGCTCCCTGGCGGTCGGCGGCACGGCCATCATGAAGGCGCTGGACAAGATCGAGGCCAAGGCCAAGAAAATCGCCGCCCACCTGATGGAGGCCAGCGACGCCGACGTCGAGTTCGCCAATGGCGAATTCACCATCAAGGGAACCGACAAGAAAGTGACCTTCGGCCAGGTGGCGCTGACGGCCTACGTGCCGCACAACTACCCGCTCGACAAGCTGGAGCCCGGCCTCAACGAGACGGCGTTTTACGACCCGACCAACTTCACCTTCCCGGCCGGCACCTACATCTGCGAAGTCGAGGTCGACCCCGCCACCGGTGAAGTGAGGGTGGACCGCTTCACCGCGGTGGACGACTTCGGCAACATCATCAACCCGATGATCGTCGAAGGCCAGGTGCACGGAGGCCTGGTGCAGGGCATTGGCCAGGCGTTGATGGAAAACTGCGTGTACGACGAAGAATCCGGCCAGCTGCTGACCGGCTCGCTAATGGACTACGCGATGCCGCGTGCCGACGACATGCCCAACTTCACGCTGGCCACGCTGTGCACACCGTGCAGCCACAACCCGCTCGGCGCCAAGGGCTGCGGCGAGGCGGGCGCCATCGGGTCGCCGCCGGCGGTGATCAACGCCGTGCTGGATGCGCTCAAGCCGCTGGGCGTGACCGACTTCGACATGCCTGCATCGCCCGGCCGTGTCTGGGAAGCCATCCAGGCCGCCAAACACTGA
- a CDS encoding (2Fe-2S)-binding protein, producing the protein MQVQLTVNGKSSSIEAPPNTLLVQVLREHLKLTGTHVGCDTAQCGACTVIMNGRAVKSCNILAAQAAGAEITTIEGLAKADGTMHPMQAAFKECHGLQCGFCTTGMVMNAVDLCTHHPQATEAEIRELLEGNICRCTGYQNIVKAVQQGAVAMAT; encoded by the coding sequence ATGCAAGTTCAACTCACAGTCAACGGGAAATCGTCCAGCATTGAGGCCCCGCCCAACACCCTGTTGGTGCAGGTGTTGCGGGAGCATCTCAAGCTCACCGGAACCCATGTGGGCTGCGACACCGCCCAATGCGGCGCCTGCACCGTCATCATGAACGGGCGGGCCGTCAAGTCATGCAACATCCTGGCGGCCCAGGCGGCCGGTGCCGAGATCACCACCATTGAAGGCCTGGCCAAGGCAGATGGCACGATGCACCCGATGCAGGCCGCCTTCAAGGAGTGCCACGGCCTGCAATGCGGTTTTTGCACCACCGGCATGGTGATGAACGCCGTGGACCTGTGCACGCACCACCCCCAGGCCACGGAAGCCGAAATCCGCGAACTGCTGGAAGGCAATATCTGCCGCTGCACGGGCTACCAGAACATCGTCAAGGCCGTGCAGCAAGGCGCGGTGGCGATGGCGACCTGA
- a CDS encoding FAD binding domain-containing protein, protein MYAFTLERPTTLADAAKLAAAGAKPLAGGQTLLASMKMRLSSPEQLADLSGIKELAGIKRDSNAFVIGAMTRHADVADNAELKAALPALADMAAHIGDRQVRAMGTLGGSVANNDPAACYPSAVLGLGATIHTTARKIAADDFFLGMFATALNEGELITAISFPIPKRAAYMKFKQPASRFALVGVFIAQFDAGVRVAITGAANGVFRHAGLEAALSKSFTPEAAAAVKIDATDLNSDIHATAAYRANLISVQAQRGVAKALG, encoded by the coding sequence ATGTATGCATTCACCCTGGAACGCCCCACCACCCTGGCTGACGCCGCGAAGCTCGCAGCCGCCGGCGCCAAGCCGCTGGCCGGTGGCCAGACCCTGCTGGCGTCGATGAAGATGCGCCTGTCCAGCCCGGAGCAACTGGCCGACCTGAGCGGCATCAAGGAACTTGCCGGCATCAAGCGCGACAGCAATGCTTTTGTGATCGGTGCGATGACGCGCCACGCCGATGTGGCCGACAACGCCGAACTGAAAGCGGCCTTGCCCGCGCTGGCGGACATGGCAGCGCACATCGGTGACCGCCAGGTGCGCGCGATGGGCACGCTGGGTGGCTCGGTGGCCAACAACGACCCGGCCGCCTGCTACCCCAGCGCGGTGCTGGGGCTGGGCGCGACCATTCACACGACGGCGCGCAAGATTGCCGCCGACGATTTCTTCCTCGGCATGTTCGCGACCGCGCTCAACGAAGGCGAGTTGATCACCGCGATCAGCTTTCCGATTCCGAAGCGCGCGGCCTACATGAAGTTCAAGCAGCCGGCCTCGCGCTTTGCGCTGGTCGGTGTGTTCATTGCGCAGTTTGATGCCGGTGTGCGCGTGGCCATCACCGGGGCGGCCAACGGCGTGTTCCGCCATGCCGGCCTGGAAGCTGCCTTGAGCAAAAGCTTCACGCCCGAAGCAGCCGCCGCCGTGAAGATTGACGCAACAGACCTCAACAGCGACATCCACGCCACAGCGGCGTACCGCGCCAACCTGATCAGCGTGCAGGCGCAGCGCGGGGTGGCGAAGGCGCTGGGCTAA